The following are encoded together in the Streptomyces sp. NBC_00341 genome:
- a CDS encoding DUF952 domain-containing protein, with protein sequence MAELLHLTEGPLWEAARGIGTYEMSTRGRTLQEEGFIHCSLPHQLPGVAEMLYGAGSRAGGGDQDLVVLVIDTERLPAPVRYESVTPGGEEFPHIYGPVPVDAVVEVRPWQRKEGDPS encoded by the coding sequence ATGGCCGAACTTCTGCACCTCACCGAAGGCCCGCTGTGGGAGGCGGCCCGCGGGATCGGGACGTACGAGATGTCCACCCGCGGCCGCACCCTGCAGGAAGAGGGCTTCATCCACTGCTCGCTGCCCCACCAGCTCCCCGGTGTGGCCGAGATGCTGTACGGCGCCGGGAGCCGGGCCGGAGGCGGTGACCAGGACCTGGTGGTGCTGGTCATCGACACCGAGCGGCTCCCCGCGCCCGTGCGGTACGAGTCGGTCACACCCGGCGGCGAGGAGTTCCCGCACATCTACGGACCGGTTCCGGTCGACGCGGTCGTGGAGGTGCGCCCCTGGCAGCGCAAGGAAGGCGACCCGTCATGA
- a CDS encoding choice-of-anchor A family protein: MAVTVAAAAAMVGAIAPTAAADPLPGGLGPCLGDDCPTDWNDPNNGPVVNHDSNINIYVGGDYLVREAAAEAEGKIVTLGRFDVNKRAGASQIYDVGVAGVGSRVPPPNGSDYLTVGGDLTIASGQRLLAEEMANTGRVRYAQTLSGTVEPDTAPISDPDAIVPYADLRGQLTEASHCYAYDDNADHRRPVTGTTENNGSETVFTGDGTSPLQVFALDADIASGTGGDQGIVFSGVPAGATVLVNVYGTTRNISTYMGSLPQSGLRENLLWNFPDATQIGLGGSGQFQGSVLIGQQSSQTRLDVSGTNGRFYSAGSLTHTSAGESGGQELHAYPFDGDLPDCDAEPSPTPTPTDSPTPTPTPTPTPTDSPTPTPTDTPGPSPSPSESTPGPRPTHSWPHRPHPGGELPNTGSRGGEWVIGGIAAALLVAGSAATLMARRTRRRG, from the coding sequence GCCCACCGCCGCCGCTGATCCGCTGCCCGGCGGACTCGGACCGTGTCTGGGCGACGACTGCCCCACCGACTGGAACGACCCGAACAACGGACCCGTGGTCAACCACGACAGCAACATCAACATCTACGTGGGTGGCGACTACCTGGTCAGGGAGGCGGCGGCCGAAGCCGAGGGGAAGATCGTCACTCTCGGCCGGTTCGACGTGAACAAGCGGGCCGGAGCCTCACAGATCTACGACGTCGGCGTCGCGGGCGTCGGCTCACGGGTGCCGCCGCCCAACGGCAGCGACTACCTGACGGTCGGCGGCGACCTCACGATCGCGAGCGGTCAGCGGCTGCTCGCGGAGGAGATGGCGAACACCGGACGCGTCCGGTACGCCCAGACGCTGAGCGGCACCGTCGAACCGGACACGGCGCCGATCAGCGACCCGGACGCGATCGTCCCCTACGCGGACCTGCGCGGGCAGCTCACCGAGGCCAGCCACTGCTACGCGTACGACGACAACGCCGACCACCGCCGTCCGGTGACCGGAACCACCGAGAACAACGGTTCCGAGACCGTGTTCACGGGCGACGGCACCTCGCCGCTCCAGGTCTTCGCGCTGGACGCCGATATCGCCTCCGGCACGGGCGGCGACCAGGGCATCGTCTTCAGCGGTGTCCCGGCCGGCGCCACCGTGCTGGTCAACGTGTACGGCACGACCCGCAACATCAGTACGTACATGGGGTCGCTGCCGCAGTCCGGTCTCCGCGAGAACCTGCTGTGGAACTTCCCGGACGCCACGCAGATCGGGCTGGGGGGAAGCGGCCAGTTCCAGGGCAGTGTGCTGATCGGCCAGCAGTCGAGCCAGACCCGGCTGGACGTAAGCGGAACCAACGGCCGTTTCTACAGCGCGGGTTCGCTCACGCACACGTCTGCGGGCGAGTCGGGTGGTCAGGAGCTGCATGCCTACCCGTTCGACGGCGATCTGCCGGACTGCGACGCGGAGCCGTCGCCCACGCCGACCCCGACGGACTCACCCACCCCGACCCCGACCCCCACCCCGACGCCCACGGACTCGCCCACGCCGACCCCGACGGACACGCCGGGACCGTCGCCGTCGCCGTCGGAGTCGACCCCCGGCCCCCGGCCCACCCACTCCTGGCCGCACCGGCCCCATCCGGGAGGAGAACTCCCGAACACGGGTTCGCGCGGCGGTGAATGGGTGATCGGCGGCATCGCGGCCGCGCTGCTGGTCGCGGGTTCTGCGGCCACGCTGATGGCACGCAGGACGCGCCGACGCGGCTGA